A portion of the Streptomyces sp. NBC_00376 genome contains these proteins:
- a CDS encoding DUF3574 domain-containing protein encodes MAQGRTGPKKRAAPTTAAVALAVLAVGTPVASATLGDEAPAASRSEAPALATHGSAYIETRLFFGTERPDGGSDVTDHQFRAFIDEEVTPRFPNGLTIQDGRGQWRDSNGIIERERSYELTLLYPASEARVRDAQIERIRDAYENAYAQDSVARLQERTTADF; translated from the coding sequence ATTGCCCAGGGCCGTACCGGCCCGAAGAAGCGTGCCGCGCCGACCACGGCGGCCGTCGCCCTGGCCGTACTGGCCGTGGGCACGCCCGTCGCGTCCGCCACGCTCGGCGACGAAGCCCCCGCGGCCTCGCGGTCCGAGGCGCCGGCCCTTGCCACGCACGGGAGTGCGTACATCGAGACCCGGCTCTTCTTCGGCACCGAACGCCCCGACGGCGGCTCGGATGTCACGGATCACCAATTCCGGGCATTCATCGACGAGGAGGTCACGCCGCGCTTCCCGAACGGGCTGACCATCCAGGACGGCCGGGGTCAGTGGCGGGACTCCAACGGGATCATCGAACGGGAGCGCAGCTACGAACTGACCCTGCTCTACCCCGCGTCCGAGGCCCGCGTGCGCGATGCCCAGATCGAGCGGATCCGTGACGCCTACGAGAATGCGTACGCCCAGGACTCGGTGGCCCGGCTCCAAGAGCGCACGACCGCCGACTTCTGA
- a CDS encoding RidA family protein codes for MTAEISRINPVQLHPTPGYHHITVVEAGRTAYLAGQCPLDPSGTLVGPGDLDTQIDQVAGNARVALHAVGAGPAQVVRSVIYVVSDDVAVLGAAWRRLTGSVIGSAFSTASTLLGVAGLGFSGQLVEVDLTVALP; via the coding sequence ATGACTGCCGAGATCAGCCGGATCAACCCGGTGCAACTGCACCCCACGCCCGGCTATCACCACATCACCGTCGTGGAAGCGGGCCGGACCGCGTATCTGGCCGGGCAGTGCCCGCTCGACCCCTCCGGCACCCTGGTGGGTCCGGGCGACCTCGACACCCAGATCGACCAGGTAGCGGGCAACGCACGCGTCGCACTCCACGCCGTGGGGGCCGGACCGGCGCAGGTCGTCCGGTCGGTGATCTACGTGGTCAGCGACGATGTCGCGGTCCTGGGGGCCGCCTGGCGCCGGCTCACCGGCTCGGTCATCGGGTCCGCGTTCAGTACCGCGAGCACGCTCCTCGGCGTCGCGGGGCTCGGCTTCTCCGGACAGCTCGTAGAGGTCGACCTCACCGTGGCGCTTCCCTGA
- a CDS encoding SWIM zinc finger family protein produces the protein MSPRPHTGHDPRPVARPRPGPDDLRRTFEAVPPRTGDGDEPFADSWWGRAWVAALESLSMDEARLSRGRTYADSGKVAAITVTPGRVVAYVHGSRPRPYRCELRLRTLAEPDWDTFLDAVAARPGHLAALLTKEMPHSLADTAAEAGIALLPAAGDLDPGCSCPDHGWPCKHVAALCYQMARLLDTDPFVLLLLRGRGERELLEELGRRNAAHSARERPSAPATPSVPAREALADRYLPPLPAPLPVLPHPAQPPSYPSLPGARDPLALDHLATDAAARAHALLTTGRDPLAGLTPWQDAVRLAASRPTAGLTATTRALYRELAYATGRTTTDLARAVAAWRQGGAGGLAVLETPWDPPAGPFDRARPALAAAGFPRFQPRRNHLTHPGGTLQLRFGHDGRWYGYESEPGEDDWWPRATPDTDPVSALMELSGG, from the coding sequence ATGAGCCCCCGCCCGCACACCGGCCACGACCCCCGTCCCGTCGCACGCCCGCGCCCCGGCCCCGACGACCTGCGGCGCACCTTCGAGGCCGTACCGCCCCGCACGGGGGACGGCGACGAACCCTTCGCGGACAGCTGGTGGGGCCGTGCCTGGGTGGCCGCCCTGGAATCCCTCTCGATGGACGAGGCCCGGCTCTCCCGCGGCCGCACGTACGCCGACAGCGGCAAGGTCGCCGCGATCACCGTCACCCCCGGCCGGGTCGTCGCCTACGTCCACGGCAGCCGGCCCCGCCCCTACCGCTGCGAACTGCGGCTGCGGACCCTCGCCGAGCCCGACTGGGACACCTTCCTCGACGCGGTCGCGGCCCGGCCCGGCCACCTTGCCGCGCTGCTCACCAAGGAGATGCCGCACTCGCTGGCCGACACGGCGGCCGAGGCCGGCATAGCACTGCTGCCCGCCGCGGGGGACCTCGACCCCGGCTGCTCCTGCCCCGACCACGGCTGGCCCTGCAAGCACGTGGCCGCGCTCTGCTACCAGATGGCGCGACTCCTGGACACCGACCCGTTCGTTCTCCTGCTGCTGCGCGGCCGGGGCGAACGGGAACTCCTCGAAGAGCTGGGCCGCCGCAACGCCGCCCACTCCGCGCGGGAACGCCCCTCGGCCCCCGCCACCCCCTCCGTGCCGGCCCGCGAGGCCCTCGCCGACCGCTATCTCCCGCCGCTCCCCGCCCCGCTCCCGGTGCTGCCGCACCCCGCGCAGCCGCCCTCGTACCCGAGCCTGCCCGGCGCGCGGGACCCGCTGGCCCTCGACCACCTCGCCACGGACGCGGCGGCCCGCGCGCACGCGCTCCTCACCACCGGCCGCGACCCGCTCGCCGGACTCACCCCCTGGCAGGACGCGGTAAGGCTGGCAGCGTCCCGTCCCACCGCCGGGCTCACCGCCACCACCCGCGCCCTCTACCGCGAGCTGGCATACGCCACCGGCCGCACCACCACCGACCTGGCCCGTGCCGTCGCGGCCTGGCGCCAGGGCGGTGCCGGAGGGCTGGCCGTCCTCGAAACCCCCTGGGACCCCCCGGCCGGCCCCTTCGACCGGGCCCGTCCCGCGCTCGCGGCTGCCGGTTTCCCCCGCTTCCAGCCCCGGCGCAACCACCTCACCCATCCCGGTGGCACGCTCCAGCTCCGCTTCGGCCACGACGGCCGCTGGTACGGCTACGAATCCGAGCCGGGCGAGGACGACTGGTGGCCCCGCGCCACTCCGGACACCGATCCGGTGAGCGCGCTCATGGAGCTCAGCGGGGGTTGA
- a CDS encoding slipin family protein produces MVQELVIAIVAAASVGTLYVAAAAKVVKQYERGVVLRLGRLRDDVRGPGFTMVIPGIERLRKVNMQIVTMPVPAQDGITRDNVTVRVDAVIYFKVVDAASAVIQVEDYRFAVSQMAQTSLRSIIGKSDLDDLLSNREKLNQGLELMIDSPAVGWGVQIDRVEIKDVSLPETMKRSMARQAEADRERRARVINADAELQASKKLAEAAGEMSAQPAALQLRLLQTVVAVAAEKNSTLVLPFPVELLRFLERAQQPGQQQQPALGQQQLAPAQQPAPPPQSAAAKPQRQPQPQRHAQAPRPAPPQRPAQAQRPAQPRSPQPSAAAPAPMPAPPPPAAVPARPSRPKPLAKH; encoded by the coding sequence ATGGTCCAGGAACTCGTGATCGCGATAGTGGCGGCGGCCTCGGTGGGCACGCTGTACGTGGCTGCGGCGGCCAAGGTCGTCAAGCAGTACGAGCGGGGCGTCGTGCTGAGGCTCGGCAGGCTCCGTGACGATGTACGAGGGCCCGGGTTCACCATGGTGATCCCCGGCATCGAGCGGCTGCGCAAGGTCAACATGCAGATCGTGACGATGCCGGTGCCGGCGCAGGACGGGATCACCCGGGACAACGTGACGGTGCGGGTGGACGCGGTCATCTACTTCAAGGTCGTCGACGCGGCGAGCGCCGTGATCCAGGTCGAGGACTACCGGTTCGCGGTGTCGCAGATGGCACAGACCTCGCTGCGGTCGATCATCGGCAAGAGCGATCTGGACGATCTGCTGTCCAACCGCGAGAAGCTGAATCAGGGTCTGGAGCTGATGATCGACAGCCCTGCGGTCGGATGGGGCGTGCAGATCGACCGGGTGGAGATCAAGGACGTCTCGCTGCCGGAGACCATGAAGCGCTCCATGGCCCGCCAGGCCGAGGCCGACCGTGAGCGGCGGGCCCGGGTCATCAACGCGGACGCCGAGCTCCAGGCATCGAAGAAGCTCGCGGAAGCGGCGGGGGAGATGTCCGCCCAGCCGGCCGCGCTCCAGCTGCGACTGTTGCAGACAGTGGTGGCGGTCGCGGCGGAGAAGAACTCCACACTGGTGCTGCCGTTCCCGGTGGAGCTGCTCCGCTTCCTGGAGCGGGCACAGCAGCCCGGACAGCAGCAACAGCCGGCGCTCGGACAGCAGCAGCTTGCGCCCGCGCAGCAGCCGGCGCCGCCCCCGCAGAGCGCCGCCGCCAAGCCGCAGCGGCAGCCGCAGCCGCAGCGCCATGCACAGGCGCCCCGCCCCGCCCCGCCGCAGCGCCCCGCCCAGGCCCAGCGCCCGGCCCAGCCGCGATCGCCGCAGCCGTCGGCCGCGGCGCCCGCGCCCATGCCCGCGCCACCGCCCCCGGCCGCTGTTCCCGCCCGGCCCTCGCGTCCGAAGCCGCTGGCCAAGCACTGA
- a CDS encoding DEAD/DEAH box helicase yields the protein MTTAQQQQDASAVRLLRCAAVFLPAPLPRDGSVAFWDPAGGPLPEPGGLCAHPVDPGSPAPGARTAEITVVRRHGQGDGVRRHTVPAVLLPVADALPLLMRARYQESAHPATRCWGAAALQALNLAARGRLLPGLTGDDHDAWRAGPRDAEDMAHLRAIAAAMPAEGHAVPLPDLTPLRLPDPRWLLGSFLDAVADTLPRTPAAAYAMGAPFAAREAQHLPGARDWAVEVASGLDAGVRVSLRLDLSAYELFDTADTYDTSDATGPHGADASGPGAARHAAAAVTQVHSLADPTYVTDAAALWNGGAGEPFGPRARIDAVLALRRAARVWTPLERLLDQPVPDVLALAEDELYELLGDAGSRLAAAGVSVHWPRELARSLTASAVVRPAPGSATDGTSFFDAEQLFAFNWQLSLGDDRLTEAEMDILAEAHRPVVRLRDQWVVVDPALVRKARKRELGLLDPVDALAVALTGTAEVDGEQVEAVPVGALSALRERITADHTTIAPPPGLDATLRDYQLRGLAWLDRMTSLGLGGCLADDMGLGKTITLIALHLHRARSEPTLVICPASLLGNWHREIGRFAPGVPVRRFHGTDRTLAGAGGGFVLTTYGTMRSSAAQLAGHSWGLIVADEAQHVKNPQSSTAKALRTIPAPARVALTGTPVENNLSELWALLDWTTPGLLGPLKAFRARHARIVENTGTAAGLANDEAVERLSRLVRPFLLRRKKSDPGIAPELPPKTETDHPVFLTREQVTLYEAAVRETMAFIEASEGIARRGLIMKLLASLKQICNHPAQYLKEEPTRLVGRSGKLALLDELLDTILAEDGSVLIFTQYVTMARLLSAHLASRGVPSQLLHGGTPVAERERMVDRFQSGEVPVFLLSLKAAGTGLNLTRAAHVIHYDRWWNPAVEEQATDRAYRIGQTQPVQVHRLIAEGTVEDRIGELLEAKRALADTVLGTGEAALTELSDRDLADLVSLRRPA from the coding sequence ATGACCACGGCACAACAGCAGCAGGACGCCTCCGCCGTCCGTCTCCTGCGCTGTGCCGCCGTGTTCCTGCCCGCGCCGCTGCCGAGGGACGGGAGCGTCGCCTTCTGGGATCCCGCCGGCGGCCCCCTCCCGGAGCCGGGCGGCCTCTGCGCACACCCCGTGGACCCGGGGAGTCCGGCACCCGGTGCGCGCACGGCGGAGATCACCGTCGTCCGCAGGCACGGGCAGGGCGACGGCGTCCGCCGGCACACGGTGCCCGCGGTGCTGTTGCCCGTCGCCGATGCGCTGCCGCTGCTGATGCGGGCCCGGTACCAGGAGTCCGCCCACCCCGCCACGCGCTGCTGGGGCGCCGCCGCGCTCCAGGCGCTCAACCTCGCGGCGCGCGGCAGACTGCTCCCCGGTCTGACGGGCGACGACCACGACGCCTGGCGGGCCGGGCCGCGCGACGCCGAGGACATGGCCCATCTCCGGGCGATCGCCGCCGCCATGCCTGCCGAGGGCCACGCGGTACCGCTGCCGGATCTCACCCCGCTCCGGCTCCCCGACCCCCGGTGGCTGCTCGGATCCTTCCTCGACGCGGTCGCCGACACCCTGCCCCGTACGCCCGCGGCGGCGTACGCGATGGGCGCGCCCTTCGCGGCCCGCGAGGCCCAGCACCTGCCCGGAGCCCGCGACTGGGCGGTCGAGGTCGCGTCCGGGCTCGACGCGGGTGTACGGGTGTCGCTGCGCCTGGACCTGTCGGCGTACGAGCTCTTCGACACGGCCGATACGTACGACACCTCCGACGCCACCGGTCCCCACGGGGCCGACGCCTCCGGCCCCGGCGCCGCGCGGCACGCCGCCGCGGCCGTCACCCAGGTGCACAGCCTCGCCGACCCGACCTACGTCACCGACGCCGCCGCACTGTGGAACGGCGGGGCGGGCGAGCCGTTCGGCCCGCGCGCCAGGATCGACGCCGTCCTCGCCCTGCGCCGGGCCGCCCGCGTCTGGACGCCGCTGGAGAGACTGCTCGACCAGCCGGTGCCCGATGTGCTCGCCCTCGCGGAGGACGAGCTGTACGAGCTGCTCGGCGATGCCGGATCCCGGCTGGCGGCGGCCGGGGTGAGCGTCCACTGGCCCAGGGAGCTGGCCCGTTCGCTCACCGCCTCCGCCGTCGTGCGGCCCGCGCCCGGCTCGGCCACCGACGGCACCTCGTTCTTCGACGCCGAGCAGCTCTTCGCCTTCAACTGGCAGTTGTCGCTGGGCGACGATCGGCTCACCGAGGCGGAGATGGACATCCTCGCGGAGGCCCACCGCCCGGTGGTGCGCCTGCGGGACCAATGGGTCGTCGTCGACCCCGCGCTCGTACGCAAGGCACGCAAGCGGGAGCTCGGCCTGCTCGATCCGGTCGACGCCCTCGCCGTCGCCCTGACCGGCACCGCCGAGGTGGACGGCGAACAGGTCGAAGCAGTGCCCGTAGGAGCGCTGTCCGCGCTCCGCGAGCGCATCACCGCCGACCACACCACCATCGCCCCGCCGCCCGGCCTCGACGCCACCCTCCGCGACTACCAGCTGCGCGGCCTGGCCTGGCTGGACCGGATGACCTCGCTCGGCCTCGGCGGCTGCCTCGCCGACGACATGGGCCTGGGCAAGACGATCACGCTCATCGCCCTCCATCTGCACCGCGCCCGCTCCGAGCCCACCCTCGTGATCTGCCCCGCCTCCCTGCTGGGCAACTGGCACCGGGAGATCGGCCGCTTCGCTCCCGGTGTCCCCGTGCGCCGCTTCCACGGCACCGACCGCACCCTGGCCGGGGCCGGCGGCGGTTTCGTCCTCACCACGTACGGCACGATGCGTTCCAGTGCCGCGCAACTGGCCGGCCACAGCTGGGGCCTGATCGTCGCCGACGAGGCCCAGCATGTGAAGAACCCCCAGTCCTCCACGGCGAAGGCGCTGCGCACCATCCCGGCCCCGGCCCGGGTCGCCCTCACCGGTACCCCGGTGGAGAACAACCTCTCCGAGCTGTGGGCCCTGCTCGACTGGACCACCCCAGGGCTGCTCGGCCCCCTCAAGGCGTTCCGGGCCCGGCACGCCCGCATCGTCGAGAACACCGGCACGGCCGCCGGGCTCGCCAACGACGAAGCGGTCGAACGGCTCTCCCGCCTGGTCCGGCCCTTCCTCCTGCGCCGCAAGAAGTCCGACCCGGGCATCGCCCCCGAGCTGCCGCCCAAGACGGAGACCGACCACCCCGTCTTCCTCACCCGCGAGCAGGTCACGCTCTACGAGGCGGCGGTCCGCGAGACGATGGCGTTCATCGAGGCATCGGAAGGCATCGCCCGGCGCGGCCTGATCATGAAGCTGCTGGCCTCGCTCAAGCAGATCTGCAACCACCCCGCGCAGTATCTGAAGGAGGAACCGACCCGCCTCGTCGGCCGTTCCGGAAAGCTCGCCCTGCTCGACGAACTCCTCGACACGATCCTCGCCGAGGACGGCTCGGTCCTGATCTTCACCCAGTACGTGACCATGGCCAGGCTCCTCTCCGCCCACCTCGCCTCGCGCGGCGTCCCCTCCCAGCTCCTGCACGGCGGCACACCGGTCGCCGAACGGGAACGGATGGTGGACCGCTTCCAGTCCGGCGAGGTCCCGGTCTTCCTGCTCTCCCTCAAGGCGGCGGGCACCGGACTGAACCTCACCAGGGCCGCCCACGTCATCCACTACGACCGCTGGTGGAACCCGGCCGTCGAGGAACAGGCCACGGACCGGGCGTACCGCATCGGCCAGACACAGCCCGTGCAGGTGCACCGGCTGATCGCGGAAGGCACCGTCGAGGACCGGATCGGTGAGCTGCTGGAGGCCAAGCGGGCGCTGGCCGACACCGTCCTCGGGACCGGCGAGGCCGCGCTGACCGAGCTCAGCGACCGCGACCTGGCCGATCTAGTCTCGCTCCGGAGGCCGGCATGA
- a CDS encoding DUF7873 family protein, with amino-acid sequence MAKLNQIIAVEKGVKSKAHQDLTAAHHGLQKTGLLAGISRTYQPKDEEGEQLPPESTLVQIKAEDVLRETAATLTRLFDVTATKDWANCTARADVKVDGRVLVSDVPVSYLLFLEKQLTDLNTFVRKLPVLDAAEAWTQDPSTDSWKTDPVRTLRTKKVPRNHVKAEATDKHPAQVEVYYEDVPIGYWTTVKFSGALPARRVNELLDRVEKLQQAVKYAREEANGADVTDQRVGDAVFGYLFG; translated from the coding sequence GTGGCGAAACTCAATCAGATCATCGCAGTGGAGAAGGGCGTCAAGTCCAAGGCTCACCAGGACCTGACGGCGGCCCATCACGGCCTCCAGAAGACCGGCCTGCTGGCCGGGATCTCCCGGACGTACCAGCCGAAGGACGAGGAGGGCGAGCAGCTGCCGCCCGAGTCGACGCTGGTGCAGATCAAGGCCGAGGACGTGCTGCGGGAGACCGCGGCGACCCTGACCCGGCTCTTCGATGTGACCGCCACGAAGGACTGGGCCAACTGCACGGCCCGCGCGGACGTGAAGGTCGACGGGCGGGTGCTCGTGAGCGACGTGCCGGTCTCCTATCTGCTCTTCCTGGAGAAGCAGTTGACGGACCTCAACACCTTTGTCCGCAAGCTGCCGGTGCTCGACGCCGCGGAGGCCTGGACCCAGGACCCGTCGACGGACTCCTGGAAGACCGATCCGGTACGGACCCTCCGTACCAAGAAGGTGCCCCGCAACCACGTGAAGGCGGAGGCCACCGACAAGCACCCGGCGCAGGTCGAGGTGTACTACGAGGACGTCCCGATCGGGTACTGGACGACGGTGAAGTTCTCCGGCGCCCTTCCCGCGCGGCGCGTCAACGAGCTGCTGGACCGGGTGGAGAAGCTCCAGCAGGCCGTGAAGTACGCCCGCGAGGAAGCCAACGGCGCGGACGTCACCGACCAGCGGGTGGGTGATGCGGTATTCGGTTACCTCTTCGGGTGA